One segment of Solanum lycopersicum chromosome 1, SLM_r2.1 DNA contains the following:
- the sbt3 gene encoding subtilisin-like protease precursor (The RefSeq protein has 1 substitution compared to this genomic sequence), whose amino-acid sequence MELLHLLLFSWALSAHLFLALAQRSTYIVHLDKSLMPNVFTDHHHWHSSTIDSIKASVPSSVDRFHSAPKLVYSYDNVLHGFSAVLSKDELAALKKLPGFISAYKDRTVEPHTTHTSDFLKLNPSSGLWPASGLGQDVIVAVLDSGIWPESASFQDDGMPEIPKRWKGICKPGTQFNASMCNRKLIGANYFNKGILANDPTVNITMNSARDTDGHGTHCASITAGNFAKGVSHFGYAPGTARGVAPRARLAVYKFSFNEGTFTSDLIAAMDQAVADGVDMISISYGYRFIPLYEDAISIASFGAMMKGVLVSASAGNRGPGIGSLNNGSPWILCVASGHTDRTFAGTLTLGNGLKIRGWSLFPARAFVRDSPVIYNKTLSDCSSEELLSQVENPENTIVICDDNGDFSDQMRIITRARLKAAIFISEDPGVFRSATFPNPGVVVNKKEGKQVINYVKNSVTPTATITFQETYLDTKPAPVVAASSARGPSRSYLGISKPDILAPGVLILAAYPPNVFATSIGTNILLSTDYILESGTSMAAPHAAGIAAMLKAAHPEWSPSAIRSAMMTTADPLDNTRKPIKDSDNNKAATPLDMGAGHVDPNRALDPGLVYDATPQDYVNLLCSLNFTEEQFKTIARSSASHNCSNPSADLNYPSFIALYSIEGNFTLLEQKFKRTVTNVGKGAATYKAKLKAPKNSTISVSPQILVFKNKNEKQSYTLTIRYIGDEGQSRNVGSITWVEQNGNHSVRSPIVTSPIIEVW is encoded by the coding sequence ATGGAGTTACTTCATCTTCTGCTCTTTTCATGGGCACTTTCTGCTCATCTCTTTTTAGCTTTAGCACAAAGATCCACTTACATTGTCCATTTGGACAAATCTTTAATGCCTAATGTCTTTACTGATCACCATCATTGGCATTCTTCCACTATTGATTCCATCAAAGCTTCTGTTCCTTCATCAGTAGACAGATTTCACTCTGCTCCAAAACTTGTTTACTCCTATGACAATGTGTTACATGGATTTAGTGCTGttttgtccaaagatgaactGGCAGCGTTGAAGAAGTTGCCAGGATTCATTTCAGCTTACAAGGATAGAACTGTGGAACCTCATACTACTCACACATCTGATTTCCTCAAGCTCAATCCTTCATCCGGGCTGTGGCCAGCTTCTGGTTTAGGCCAAGATGTGATTGTTGCTGTTCTTGATTCTGGCATCTGGCCAGAATCTGCGAGTTTtcaagatgatggcatgcctgaAATCCCCAAGAGGTGGAAAGGAATTTGCAAGCCAGGCACGCAGTTTAATGCTTCCATGTGCAACAGAAAACTTATTGGGGCTAATTACTTCAATAAGGGTATTTTGGCTAATGATCCCACTGTCAACATTACCATGAATTCTGCCAGGGATACTGATGGTCACGGCACGCATTGTGCTTCCATTACTGCTGGGAACTTTGCCAAAGGCGTTTCCCATTTTGGATATGCACCAGGAACAGCCAGAGGGGTTGCTCCACGAGCTAGGCTAGCTGTATACAAGTTTAGCTTTAATGAAGGAACCTTTACTTCAGATTTAATTGCAGCTATGGACCAAGCTGTTGCGGATGGTGTTGACATGATATCCATTTCTTATGGGTACCGTTTCATTCCCTTGTATGAAGATGCTATATCTATTGCTTCTTTTGGAGCTATGATGAAGGGAGTTCTGGTTTCAGCTTCAGCTGGAAATCGAGGTCCGGGGATTGGAAGTTTAAACAATGGATCTCCATGGATCTTGTGTGTGGCATCAGGCCACACTGACCGGACATTTGCAGGAACTTTGACTTTGGGCAATGGCTTAAAAATTAGGGGGTGGAGCTTGTTTCCTGCACGAGCCTTTGTCAGGGATTCTCCGGTGATTTACAACAAGACTCTATCTGATTGCAGTTCGGAGGAATTGCTATCACAAGTTGAAAATCCTGAAAACACCATCGTTATATGTGATGATAATGGGGATTTCTCTGATCAAATGCGTATTATCACTCGAGCAAGACTTAAAGCAGCCATCTTTATTTCTGAGGATCCAGGAGTGTTCAGATCTGCTACATTTCCCAACCCTGGAGTTGTGGTTAATAAAAAGGAAGGGAAACAAGTCATCAATTATGTGAAAAATAGCGTCACTCCCACAGCAACCATCACGTTCCAAGAGACGTATCTAGATGCAAAGCCAGCACCAGTTGTTGCTGCATCCTCAGCACGAGGCCCCTCCAGAAGTTACTTGGGAATTTCAAAGCCAGATATATTGGCACCAGGGGTGCTGATTCTTGCAGCATATCCACCAAATGTATTTGCTACAAGTATTGGGACAAACATACTATTGTCCACTGATTACATTCTTGAATCAGGTACATCCATGGCTGCACCACATGCTGCTGGAATTGCAGCAATGCTAAAAGCCGCTCATCCTGAGTGGAGTCCATCAGCTATTCGCTCTGCCATGATGACCACAGCTGATCCTTTGGACAACACTCGAAAACCTATTAAAGACTCCGACAATAATAAAGCTGCCACACCCCTAGACATGGGAGCAGGGCATGTTGATCCCAACAGAGCTCTTGATCCCGGTCTAGTATATGATGCTACTCCTCAAGATTACGTAAATCTCCTCTGCTCTCTGAATTTCACAGAGGAGCAATTCAAGACAATTGCAAGATCATCAGCCAGCCACAACTGCTCAAATCCATCAGCTGATCTCAACTACCCGTCATTCATTGCCTTGTACAGCATTGAGGGAAACTTCACTTTGTTGGAGCAGAAATTCAAGAGGACAGTTACAAATGTTGGTAAAGGTGCAGCTACATATAAAGCAAAGCTAAAAGCTCCCAAGAACTCCACAATTTCAGTGTCACCACAAATATTGGTGTTCAAGAACAAAAATGAGAAGCAAAGTTATACTTTGACAATTCGCTATATAGGCGATGAGGGTCAAAGTAGAAACGTTGGTTCGATCACTTGGGTTGAACAGAATGGTAACCACTCTGTTAGAAGTCCGATAGTAACATCTCCTATTATTGAGGTCTGGTAA